Proteins encoded by one window of Winogradskyella sp. PG-2:
- a CDS encoding dihydrolipoamide acetyltransferase family protein: MAKFELKLPKMGESVAEATITSWLKEVGDTIEADEAVLEIATDKVDSEVPSEVDGVLVEKLFNVDDVVQVGQTIAVIEIEGGDTVEIKAPEVEFIAEPEAPKAVVEVVQTVVAAKAVVEPVVSSEDRFYSPLVKNIAKAEGITQSELDTIPGTGKDGRVTKNDIKSYIESRGSAPVVAPKTEAVVEQKVETVPPPMKTVEKPVATPVVASGDDEIIEMTRMGKLISKHMVDSVQTSAHVQSFIEADVTNIWNWRNKHKEDFKKREGENLTFTPIFMEAVARALRDFPMMNISLQGDSIVKKKHINLGMAAALADGNLIVPVIKDADQLNLFGMAKKVNDLANRARLGQLNPDDIQGGTYTVTNVGTFGSIMGTPIINQPQVGILALGAIRKVPAVIETLEGDFIGVRYRMFLSHSYDHRVVNGALGGQFVKAVKDYLEAWDSNREI; encoded by the coding sequence ATGGCAAAGTTTGAACTTAAGTTACCTAAAATGGGAGAGAGTGTTGCAGAAGCAACTATAACCTCATGGCTTAAAGAAGTTGGTGATACTATTGAAGCAGATGAAGCAGTTTTAGAAATTGCAACAGACAAAGTAGACAGTGAAGTGCCAAGTGAAGTTGATGGTGTATTGGTTGAAAAACTCTTTAATGTAGATGATGTTGTACAAGTAGGACAAACAATTGCTGTTATAGAAATTGAAGGAGGCGATACTGTTGAGATCAAAGCTCCAGAAGTAGAATTTATTGCAGAGCCCGAAGCTCCAAAAGCTGTAGTAGAAGTGGTTCAAACAGTTGTAGCTGCAAAAGCTGTAGTGGAGCCCGTCGTGTCTTCTGAAGATCGTTTCTACTCTCCATTGGTTAAAAATATAGCCAAAGCTGAAGGTATTACGCAATCAGAACTAGATACTATTCCTGGTACAGGTAAAGATGGTCGTGTAACTAAAAACGATATAAAATCATATATAGAGTCTCGTGGATCTGCACCAGTTGTAGCTCCAAAAACAGAAGCAGTTGTTGAGCAAAAAGTTGAAACTGTTCCGCCACCAATGAAGACTGTTGAAAAACCAGTAGCTACTCCAGTAGTTGCATCAGGTGATGATGAAATTATCGAGATGACCAGAATGGGGAAACTCATTTCTAAACATATGGTAGATTCTGTACAAACTTCTGCACATGTGCAATCTTTTATAGAAGCAGATGTAACTAATATTTGGAACTGGAGAAACAAGCACAAAGAAGACTTTAAAAAACGTGAAGGAGAAAACCTAACCTTCACTCCAATATTTATGGAAGCTGTAGCAAGAGCATTGCGCGATTTCCCAATGATGAATATTTCTTTGCAAGGGGATTCTATAGTTAAAAAGAAGCATATCAATTTAGGCATGGCTGCAGCTTTAGCAGATGGAAACTTAATAGTGCCAGTTATTAAAGATGCAGATCAGTTAAACCTTTTTGGTATGGCTAAAAAGGTAAATGACTTAGCTAATAGAGCACGTTTAGGACAATTAAACCCAGATGATATACAAGGTGGAACATATACAGTGACTAATGTAGGTACATTTGGTAGTATAATGGGAACTCCAATAATTAACCAACCTCAAGTAGGAATTTTAGCTTTAGGAGCGATTAGAAAAGTACCTGCAGTAATTGAAACACTAGAAGGTGATTTTATTGGTGTTCGTTATAGAATGTTTTTATCACATTCTTATGATCATAGAGTGGTTAATGGAGCACTTGGTGGACAATTTGTAAAAGCAGTTAAAGATTATTTAGAGGCTTGGGATTCTAACAGAGAAATATAA
- a CDS encoding glycosyltransferase family 2 protein, with the protein MLNYNVRYFLELCLKSAEGAIKNIEAEIIVVDNNSPDDSCAMVKQLFPTVQLIENKENLGFSKGNNIGVTEAKGEYICILNPDTVVAEDTFNKLIEFAGEQQNLGIVGCQLIDGKGKFLPESKRNIPKPEIALKKLLGNDKAYYANQLKVDAIGEVKVLVGAFMLIKRDVYNVVGGFDEDYFMYGEDIDLSYKILKAGYNNMYYGKATVVHFKGESTLRDANYAKRFYGAMQIFYKKHFKQNILFNAIVWLAIKSAYKLRKSSNPTKVTSRNILIYSNEIEESLKQQLSQPIAIRAEIKNNIPNNTLVIYDLDILKTQDVIEDMKKKSKQENMVFRFLPKNSKFILGSDSAINRGEVVNF; encoded by the coding sequence ATATTAAACTATAATGTTCGCTATTTTTTAGAATTATGTCTAAAAAGTGCAGAAGGTGCTATTAAAAATATTGAAGCAGAAATTATAGTTGTAGATAATAATTCGCCAGATGATAGTTGTGCTATGGTAAAACAATTATTTCCAACTGTACAATTGATAGAAAATAAAGAGAATTTAGGATTCTCTAAAGGGAATAATATTGGCGTTACAGAGGCAAAAGGCGAGTATATATGTATACTTAATCCAGATACAGTTGTAGCAGAAGATACGTTTAACAAATTAATTGAATTTGCTGGTGAACAGCAAAACCTTGGAATTGTTGGGTGTCAACTTATAGATGGTAAGGGTAAGTTTCTTCCTGAAAGCAAACGTAATATTCCAAAACCTGAAATTGCATTAAAGAAACTTTTAGGCAATGATAAAGCCTATTATGCTAATCAGTTAAAAGTCGATGCTATTGGTGAAGTTAAAGTACTTGTAGGCGCTTTTATGCTAATTAAAAGAGATGTATATAATGTAGTTGGTGGATTTGATGAGGATTACTTTATGTATGGTGAGGATATCGATTTATCATATAAAATTTTGAAAGCAGGTTATAATAACATGTATTATGGAAAAGCTACCGTTGTACATTTTAAAGGTGAAAGTACGTTAAGAGATGCTAATTACGCCAAACGTTTTTATGGTGCTATGCAGATTTTTTACAAAAAACATTTTAAGCAGAATATTTTATTTAATGCAATAGTTTGGTTAGCTATTAAGTCAGCGTATAAACTTAGAAAGAGCTCTAACCCAACTAAAGTGACATCTCGGAATATATTGATATACTCAAATGAAATAGAGGAATCCTTAAAGCAACAACTATCGCAACCTATAGCTATTAGAGCAGAAATTAAAAATAATATACCAAACAACACTTTAGTTATTTACGATTTAGACATACTGAAAACTCAAGATGTTATAGAGGATATGAAGAAAAAATCCAAGCAAGAGAATATGGTCTTTAGATTTCTTCCAAAAAACAGTAAATTTATCCTCGGAAGTGATAGTGCAATAAATAGAGGTGAAGTGGTAAATTTCTAA
- the recR gene encoding recombination mediator RecR — translation MEFSSKLLENAVNEMSQLPGIGKRTALRLVLHLLRQPENQTFLLSDALSKVRAEINFCKSCHNISDKVLCEICENPNRNEELVCVVEDIRDVMAVENTSSFKGLYHVLGGKISPMDGIGPQDLNINSLVEKVRLGKVKELIFAMSPTMEGDTTNFYIFRQIQDYNVTMSTIARGVAAGNELEYTDEITLGRSIIDRVPFEASLKS, via the coding sequence ATGGAATTTTCATCAAAACTCTTAGAGAATGCAGTTAACGAAATGTCACAATTGCCAGGTATTGGTAAGCGCACAGCATTACGTTTAGTTCTGCATCTACTGAGACAACCAGAGAATCAGACGTTTCTATTATCTGATGCTTTGTCTAAGGTGAGAGCCGAGATTAATTTTTGTAAATCTTGCCATAATATAAGTGATAAAGTTCTATGTGAGATTTGTGAAAATCCAAACAGAAATGAAGAATTAGTTTGTGTGGTTGAAGATATTAGAGATGTAATGGCAGTTGAAAACACAAGCTCGTTCAAAGGATTGTATCATGTGTTAGGAGGAAAGATATCTCCAATGGATGGCATTGGTCCGCAAGATTTAAATATTAATTCTTTAGTTGAAAAAGTGAGGTTAGGGAAAGTAAAAGAATTGATTTTTGCAATGAGCCCAACCATGGAAGGAGACACAACTAACTTTTATATTTTTAGACAAATACAAGACTATAATGTGACCATGTCTACTATAGCAAGAGGTGTTGCCGCTGGAAACGAATTAGAGTATACAGACGAAATAACTTTAGGTCGAAGTATTATTGACCGTGTGCCTTTTGAAGCCTCATTAAAATCTTAA
- a CDS encoding T9SS type A sorting domain-containing protein encodes MKKIYLALLFFAFLMNSWSQEYRQMIAKGTYSVQEIQAEAEAYFDQVGRERGKGYKPYKRWEAMAKLMMDENGLLKSPEYYFNQLEAYNSYQNENSNSFARTTVGNWEDLGPTSWTAAPNGYNPGVGRISALDVETSNTNHMIVGSPTGGVWRTTDGGANWTILTDNMSNLRVRSLTIHPTQPSIYYWGSTSGIIFRSLDSGATWNVLGDIGGGSVNKIIIDPSATTKLYCSSEGGGIFKSTNGGFTWSSIHGSATNGYDVEFKPGDPSVIYASGNSFFRSDDGGTTFSNLGGFFSSGPKMIGVATGSTDVNDQSVVYVVESSGGIFNQVYKSTNSGSFFAAVNTESKNYFGYESDGSDNLGQAPRDMDIVVSSSDADDVFIAGINTWYSNNGGATFAITSQWIPGVATSQNIGYCHADVDILRYINGELYVGSDGGVYKAANPTNITSSYYTDLTDGISNRQFYRIGVSQTNPVVVAGGSQDNGSSVLRADGQWYEWWGADGGESLVDKNDSNTIYGSTQFGSFVKSVNAGENLFGVTAPEGKGGQNNWNFFSTPFEQDPIVQNTVYVAFDEVYKSLDGGASWNSISPNFIFNIDALKIAPSDNDYLYVAIGGAFWGSINGGTTWTEATSYPGGGINSIAVHPTNPAKVAVTSSFGDKVYITNDSGATWIPYGFDLPSGFTSLTVVWDDNSDNGLYLGMNYGVYYTDDTIVDAWIPFNNNLPNVIIYELEINYATNKIYAGTHGRGLWSSDTYDSSLSTEDFELNDIVLFPNPAQNEINIKWSKPDDVIVRIYNTLGKLVYYDKNVSLLNGHKIDVSSFNSGLYYVKMNSIKGEITKKLILK; translated from the coding sequence ATGAAAAAGATTTATCTAGCACTATTGTTTTTTGCGTTTTTAATGAATTCTTGGTCTCAAGAATACAGACAAATGATTGCAAAAGGCACTTATTCAGTACAAGAAATTCAAGCAGAAGCAGAAGCTTATTTTGACCAAGTTGGTCGAGAGAGAGGAAAAGGCTATAAACCCTATAAACGTTGGGAAGCTATGGCTAAGTTAATGATGGATGAAAACGGATTACTAAAATCCCCTGAGTATTATTTCAATCAATTAGAAGCATATAATAGCTATCAGAATGAAAACTCAAATTCCTTTGCTAGAACAACCGTTGGTAATTGGGAAGATTTAGGACCAACATCTTGGACAGCAGCTCCTAATGGTTATAATCCCGGAGTAGGACGAATTTCTGCACTAGATGTTGAAACTTCAAATACTAATCATATGATTGTTGGAAGCCCAACTGGTGGAGTTTGGAGAACCACTGATGGCGGAGCTAATTGGACAATACTAACTGATAATATGTCTAACTTAAGAGTTAGGTCATTAACCATTCATCCAACACAACCTTCAATCTATTATTGGGGAAGTACTAGTGGAATTATTTTTAGATCATTAGATTCTGGCGCTACATGGAATGTTTTAGGAGATATTGGAGGCGGTAGCGTAAATAAAATCATAATAGATCCATCAGCTACTACTAAACTATATTGTAGTTCTGAAGGTGGTGGTATTTTTAAATCTACCAATGGGGGTTTTACGTGGTCAAGTATTCATGGAAGTGCAACTAATGGTTATGATGTTGAATTTAAACCAGGCGACCCTAGCGTTATTTATGCTTCTGGGAATTCTTTTTTTAGATCTGATGATGGTGGAACTACGTTTTCTAATTTGGGTGGTTTTTTTAGTTCTGGTCCAAAAATGATTGGAGTAGCAACGGGTTCTACAGATGTAAACGATCAGTCAGTTGTATATGTTGTAGAATCTTCAGGTGGTATTTTTAATCAAGTATATAAATCGACAAACAGCGGTTCGTTTTTTGCTGCTGTAAATACGGAGTCAAAAAATTATTTTGGATATGAATCAGATGGTAGTGATAATTTAGGGCAAGCACCTAGAGATATGGATATTGTCGTTAGCTCTTCTGATGCAGACGATGTTTTTATTGCAGGAATCAATACTTGGTATTCTAATAATGGAGGTGCTACGTTTGCGATAACCTCACAATGGATTCCTGGTGTTGCTACCAGTCAGAATATTGGATATTGCCATGCAGATGTTGATATTTTAAGATATATCAATGGGGAATTATATGTTGGTAGTGATGGTGGAGTTTATAAAGCGGCTAATCCTACTAACATTACTAGTAGTTATTATACGGATCTTACTGATGGTATAAGTAATAGACAATTTTATAGAATTGGTGTGAGTCAAACTAATCCTGTTGTTGTTGCTGGTGGATCACAAGATAATGGTAGCTCTGTATTAAGAGCTGATGGTCAATGGTATGAATGGTGGGGAGCTGATGGTGGTGAATCTTTAGTGGATAAGAATGATTCTAATACAATATATGGTTCAACTCAATTTGGTTCTTTTGTTAAAAGTGTTAATGCTGGAGAAAATCTATTTGGTGTTACTGCACCAGAAGGTAAAGGCGGACAGAATAATTGGAACTTTTTCTCAACACCTTTTGAGCAAGATCCAATAGTTCAAAACACCGTGTATGTAGCTTTTGATGAGGTATATAAGTCGTTAGATGGTGGAGCAAGTTGGAATTCAATATCCCCAAATTTTATTTTTAATATTGATGCCTTAAAAATTGCACCTTCTGATAATGATTATTTATATGTTGCTATTGGTGGAGCTTTTTGGGGATCTATTAATGGTGGAACAACATGGACAGAGGCAACTAGCTATCCTGGAGGTGGTATCAACTCTATAGCTGTACATCCAACAAATCCGGCTAAAGTTGCGGTAACCTCTAGTTTTGGAGATAAAGTTTATATTACAAACGATTCTGGAGCTACTTGGATTCCTTATGGTTTTGATTTGCCTTCTGGATTCACATCACTTACAGTAGTTTGGGATGATAATTCAGACAATGGCTTGTATCTAGGTATGAATTATGGAGTTTATTATACAGACGACACTATAGTAGATGCTTGGATACCATTTAATAACAACTTACCGAATGTTATTATTTATGAACTGGAAATCAATTACGCTACAAATAAAATATATGCAGGTACGCATGGTAGAGGTTTATGGTCTTCAGACACTTACGATTCATCTTTAAGCACTGAAGATTTTGAGTTAAATGACATTGTATTATTTCCAAACCCTGCTCAAAATGAAATTAATATTAAATGGAGCAAACCAGACGATGTTATAGTTAGGATATATAATACATTAGGTAAATTGGTGTATTATGATAAAAATGTAAGTTTGTTAAATGGACATAAAATAGATGTATCTTCTTTTAATTCAGGATTATATTATGTAAAAATGAATAGCATTAAAGGTGAGATTACTAAAAAATTGATTTTAAAATAA
- a CDS encoding VCBS repeat-containing protein has translation MKKTTVTIVAIFLLLACSDDTVKPTSKSTFLLNQLSKKDSGIDFANLVSEDAEHSIINYIYYYNGGGVASGDINNDGYPDLFFVSNTGDNKLYINKGDLKFEDISEKANISGEASWQTGVTMVDINNDGLMDIYVCAVSGLLDFTGHNELFINNGDGTFTEKAKDYGLDFEGYSTQAYFFDYDKDDDLDVYIVNHAVHTTLSHGRADLRYKRAPLVGDVLLNNSNGKFTDVSEKANIFGGVNGYGLSASIADFNNDGWDDIYVCNDFHEDDYYYLNNQDGTFKESLGEAFSTISRFSMGSDATDINGDGYQDLMTLDMLPKNERVLKETEGDDAMFNMQVHLKKLGYKDQYSRNMLQLNNSGDYFEETAFLNKVADTDWSWSPLFADFNNDGHQDLFISNGILRRPNGLDFKKYVSSAFKGRTQEDGLKWLFNSINEMTSGKVTNEIFEGNSKNFKSKTGVWIEDKPNLSNGSIYIDLDRDGDLDIVTNNFGETAGLYENTINGSKNYIALDFEYKGQNIEGIGLKAIVYNNGKHQLKQLFKSRGFLSSLDSNLHFGLNEASSIDSIQIIWPNNEYQTIINPEVNKNLVIRYASKNESYNYNYLLDSKSTFKKENLIDFTHKEDNYNDFVEEKLIPYKISTFGPALAKADFDGNGFEDIFIGNSSGEASKLYLNSGSKFTRSSQPVFEDDIVYEDNDAVFFDADNDGDIDLYVASGINESKNKIYLEDRLYINEKGVFTKSENQIPVNPLVTTTINALDYDSDGDIDLFVGNLADANDYGKRVSSNLLVNDGKGNFSIDSNFELSSKVTSAFWKDINGDNVKDLLISTEWDAPKLYINNNGKLKLIEIPKSLNGLWQSICTFDMDNDGDQDILLGNWGLNTKFNLNFDGPLIMYHSDYDENGVPETLIAYNKNGKYYPMNSKDELAAQMNVINKIYKNHKSYAGKTIEEVMTKGSISLATKYEAHTLASGYLRNDNGSFTEFVEFENDFQLAPITSFSEIVLNNEKQLLVGGNSYRVNTYHGSYSSLKGLLVKDESNYQSVSNYGMEAFNKQIKQIETIKMKNKNLVLILSNNDVLKVYSYKN, from the coding sequence ATGAAAAAAACAACCGTTACTATAGTCGCAATATTTCTATTGCTGGCCTGTTCTGACGATACAGTAAAACCGACAAGCAAATCAACATTTCTTCTCAACCAATTATCTAAAAAGGATTCTGGGATTGATTTTGCTAACCTTGTCTCTGAAGATGCTGAACATAGCATTATAAACTACATCTATTATTATAATGGTGGTGGTGTAGCATCTGGTGATATTAATAATGATGGCTATCCAGATTTATTTTTTGTATCTAATACTGGAGACAATAAATTATATATCAATAAAGGGGATTTAAAATTTGAAGATATCTCTGAAAAGGCAAATATTTCTGGTGAAGCAAGTTGGCAGACTGGTGTTACCATGGTAGATATTAATAATGACGGTTTAATGGATATCTACGTATGTGCAGTTTCTGGCTTATTAGATTTCACAGGACATAACGAACTCTTTATCAATAATGGCGATGGTACTTTTACTGAAAAGGCAAAAGATTACGGTCTTGATTTTGAAGGCTATTCAACACAAGCCTACTTCTTTGATTATGATAAAGATGATGATTTAGATGTATATATCGTCAATCACGCAGTCCACACAACACTTTCTCATGGTAGAGCAGATTTGCGTTATAAACGTGCACCTCTTGTTGGTGATGTATTACTCAATAATAGCAATGGTAAATTTACAGACGTCAGTGAAAAAGCAAATATTTTTGGAGGTGTTAATGGTTATGGTTTAAGTGCTTCAATTGCCGATTTTAATAATGATGGCTGGGATGACATATATGTTTGTAATGATTTTCATGAAGATGACTACTATTACCTTAACAACCAAGATGGTACGTTTAAGGAAAGTTTAGGAGAAGCCTTCTCAACCATAAGTAGATTTTCAATGGGAAGTGATGCTACTGATATTAATGGAGATGGTTATCAAGATTTAATGACCTTAGATATGTTACCTAAAAATGAGCGTGTACTCAAAGAAACTGAAGGAGATGACGCCATGTTTAATATGCAAGTACATCTTAAAAAGTTAGGCTACAAAGATCAGTATTCTCGAAATATGTTACAACTTAATAATTCTGGCGACTATTTCGAAGAAACCGCTTTTTTAAATAAAGTTGCAGATACAGACTGGAGTTGGTCACCATTATTTGCAGACTTTAATAACGACGGTCATCAAGATTTATTTATTTCTAATGGTATTTTGAGGCGTCCTAATGGATTAGATTTTAAAAAATATGTGTCTAGTGCTTTTAAAGGTCGAACTCAAGAAGATGGTTTAAAATGGTTATTCAACTCTATTAATGAAATGACTAGTGGTAAAGTTACTAACGAAATCTTTGAAGGAAATTCTAAAAATTTTAAAAGTAAAACTGGTGTTTGGATAGAAGATAAACCTAATCTTTCCAATGGAAGTATATACATAGATTTAGATCGTGATGGAGACTTAGATATAGTAACTAATAATTTTGGAGAAACCGCTGGATTATATGAAAACACAATAAATGGTTCTAAAAATTATATAGCATTAGATTTTGAATATAAAGGTCAAAATATAGAAGGTATTGGTCTAAAAGCAATTGTATACAATAATGGTAAGCATCAGCTGAAACAATTATTTAAATCTAGAGGCTTCTTATCATCCTTAGATAGTAATTTACATTTTGGTTTAAATGAAGCCTCTTCTATTGATTCAATTCAAATTATATGGCCAAATAATGAGTATCAAACTATCATTAATCCTGAGGTTAATAAAAACTTAGTGATTCGTTATGCCTCTAAGAATGAAAGCTATAATTATAACTACCTATTAGATTCAAAGTCTACATTTAAAAAAGAAAATCTTATTGACTTTACGCACAAAGAAGACAATTACAATGACTTTGTTGAAGAAAAGTTAATTCCATATAAGATTTCAACATTTGGTCCAGCTCTAGCTAAAGCAGATTTTGATGGTAATGGTTTTGAAGATATTTTTATAGGAAACAGTTCTGGTGAAGCTTCAAAACTTTATCTTAATTCCGGATCTAAATTTACACGCTCTAGTCAACCAGTTTTTGAAGATGATATAGTATACGAAGATAATGACGCTGTGTTTTTTGATGCAGATAATGATGGTGATATAGATCTCTACGTTGCATCTGGTATTAATGAATCTAAAAATAAAATCTATCTAGAGGATCGATTATATATAAATGAAAAAGGGGTTTTTACAAAATCAGAAAATCAAATCCCAGTTAACCCATTAGTAACAACAACAATAAACGCTTTAGACTACGATAGTGATGGCGACATTGATCTATTTGTGGGTAATCTTGCTGATGCCAATGACTATGGCAAACGGGTATCATCTAATTTATTGGTTAACGACGGAAAAGGAAATTTCTCAATAGATTCAAATTTCGAATTATCATCAAAAGTTACTTCTGCATTCTGGAAAGATATTAATGGAGATAATGTTAAGGACCTATTAATCTCTACAGAATGGGATGCACCAAAACTCTACATCAATAATAACGGAAAACTTAAACTCATCGAAATACCAAAATCGTTAAATGGTTTATGGCAATCCATTTGTACCTTTGATATGGATAATGATGGTGACCAAGATATTCTATTAGGAAATTGGGGATTGAACACAAAATTCAACCTAAACTTTGATGGACCGCTAATTATGTATCATTCGGATTATGATGAAAACGGAGTCCCAGAAACGCTTATAGCTTATAATAAAAATGGTAAGTATTATCCAATGAATTCTAAAGATGAATTGGCTGCGCAAATGAATGTCATCAATAAAATATACAAAAACCATAAAAGTTATGCTGGTAAAACGATAGAAGAAGTCATGACCAAAGGCTCTATAAGCTTAGCTACTAAGTATGAAGCTCATACTTTAGCTTCAGGTTATTTGAGAAACGACAATGGTAGCTTCACAGAATTTGTAGAATTTGAAAATGATTTTCAGTTAGCGCCAATAACTTCATTCTCAGAAATAGTTCTGAACAATGAGAAGCAACTTTTAGTTGGTGGCAATTCTTACAGAGTCAACACCTACCATGGTTCATACAGTTCTTTAAAAGGACTTTTGGTAAAAGACGAATCTAATTACCAATCCGTTTCAAACTACGGAATGGAAGCTTTTAATAAACAAATAAAGCAGATTGAAACTATTAAAATGAAAAACAAAAACTTAGTTCTTATACTTTCTAATAATGATGTTTTAAAAGTATACTCTTATAAAAACTAG
- a CDS encoding sodium:solute symporter: protein MTPTSILILIVAYFSVLILISYFTGKDDSNDVFFKAKRQSPWYIVAFGMIGASLSGVTFISVPGMIGGQQFAYMQGVFGFFIGYIFILAVLIPIYYKLNVTSIYQYLEQRFGKVSYKTGAFFFLLSRVTGASFRLFLVALAMQYIVFEQLGVPFWLTVVISILLIWLYTNRGGIKTIVWTDTLQTLAMLTSVIVTIVLINNKLDWSYFEFLSSSEFKTKGQIFFFDDPNAVTYFWKYFIGGIFIAIAMTGLDQDMMQKNLTCKNQKEAKKNIFSMATLLVFVNFIFLSLGALLFIYAEKFNLSIPVLDSKTRTDLLFPEIAMNQGLGSALAITFIIGLIAAAYSSADSALTSLTTSFSVDFLNIENKPVEEQKPLRKKVHIGVSILLIIVVIIFNMLEGNVVSNLFKFATFTYGPLLGLFAFGILTKYQIKDNYAWIVGLVSILLTFSITSLPESIIGAYQFHWEILPLNGVITFIGLLCIKKSIKVNP from the coding sequence ATGACACCTACATCGATACTCATACTCATTGTCGCTTATTTCAGTGTTCTTATACTGATTTCTTACTTCACTGGTAAAGATGACAGTAACGATGTATTCTTTAAGGCAAAAAGACAATCCCCCTGGTATATAGTGGCCTTTGGGATGATAGGAGCATCACTTTCTGGTGTTACCTTTATATCTGTACCTGGAATGATTGGTGGGCAACAATTTGCTTATATGCAAGGCGTATTTGGTTTTTTTATAGGTTACATATTTATTCTAGCCGTTTTAATCCCTATTTATTATAAGTTAAATGTGACTTCTATATACCAATATTTAGAACAACGTTTTGGTAAAGTGAGTTATAAAACTGGTGCTTTTTTCTTTTTATTGTCTCGAGTTACTGGTGCTTCATTTAGATTATTTTTGGTCGCACTTGCGATGCAGTATATTGTTTTTGAACAACTCGGCGTTCCATTTTGGCTCACCGTAGTTATTTCTATCTTATTGATTTGGTTATACACGAATAGAGGTGGCATAAAAACTATTGTATGGACAGACACATTACAAACGCTTGCCATGCTCACTTCTGTAATTGTAACAATAGTTTTAATAAACAATAAATTAGATTGGTCCTATTTTGAGTTTTTGAGTTCTTCAGAATTTAAAACAAAAGGGCAAATTTTCTTCTTTGATGATCCTAATGCAGTAACTTATTTTTGGAAATATTTTATTGGTGGTATTTTCATCGCTATTGCTATGACAGGATTAGACCAAGATATGATGCAAAAAAACTTAACCTGTAAAAACCAAAAAGAAGCTAAGAAAAATATATTTAGTATGGCTACATTACTAGTCTTTGTCAACTTTATATTTTTGTCTTTAGGAGCTTTATTATTCATCTACGCTGAGAAATTTAATCTCAGTATTCCTGTGTTAGATAGTAAAACAAGAACAGATTTGTTGTTTCCTGAAATAGCTATGAATCAAGGCTTAGGTTCAGCATTAGCCATTACCTTTATTATTGGATTAATTGCTGCAGCCTATTCTAGCGCTGATAGTGCATTAACCTCCTTAACAACATCTTTTAGTGTTGATTTTTTAAATATTGAAAACAAACCTGTAGAGGAGCAAAAACCTTTAAGAAAAAAAGTACATATTGGTGTTTCAATTTTGTTAATCATAGTTGTTATTATCTTTAATATGCTTGAAGGTAATGTAGTAAGCAACCTGTTCAAATTTGCAACATTTACTTATGGTCCTTTGCTAGGTTTATTTGCTTTTGGAATTTTAACCAAATATCAAATAAAAGATAATTACGCTTGGATTGTAGGCTTAGTATCTATTCTTTTAACTTTTTCAATTACATCTTTACCAGAATCAATAATTGGTGCTTATCAATTTCATTGGGAAATTCTACCTTTAAATGGAGTCATTACTTTTATTGGGCTTTTATGCATCAAAAAATCCATCAAGGTAAATCCATAA